GCTGGGAGTGGTTGAGCCGCTCGGCGTGACCGAGCCGCTCGGCGTGGCAGCCGTCGTGCTGGGCTTGGCGGCGCCGGGCTTGCTCGTCCTCGACTGGGGGACGGCCGTGTTCACCGAGCTGCTCGAGCTTGACTGGGTCGGTGACGGGCTGGCCGACGGGCAGCTGGCACTGCTCGAGGTGGTGGGGCTGGCGGTGGCCGTCGCCGAGGAGGTCTCGGCCGCGCTGGAACTGGCCGGGGCCGACGGGCTGGGCCGCGAGCTGGAGGTCGCCGCCGCCGTCGGGGCGGTGCTGGGCGCCTTGCTGGGCTTGGCCACCGGCTTGGGCGGCCGGCTCGACTGCGGCGGGCGCACCTTGGTGACGTCGCTGATCACCGGCAGCGGGCTGTTCGGCAGCGCCGAGGCGCCGTCGCGGTAGGCAGCGCCCCAGGCCAGCACGGTCGCCAGGTACGGCGCGGAGTAGTTGTAGCTCAACACCGCGGCCCGCAGGCCGGGCCCGGTGGACAGGTCCCGGTCGTGGGCGCAGAGGTAGCGACCGGCGGCCAGGGTGGCGTCGAAGATGTTGTTGGGGTCGGTCTTGCCGTCGGCGTTGGCGTCCGCGCCCCAGCGCTCCCAGGTGGTGGGGATGAACTGCATCGGCCCGACCGCCCGGTCATAGACGGTGTCGCCGTCGTGGCGGCCGCCGTCGGTGTCGGTGATGATCGCGTCACCGACGATCCCGCCGTTGAGGCGCGGCCCCAGGATCCGGCCGCGGGTGGTGCCGTCGGCGATCAGCCGGCCGGACTCGGCGTGCCCGGACTCGGTGCGCCCGATGCCCGCCAGCAGCCACCAGGGCAGCTTGCAGGACGGCTGCTCGACCTTGAGCTCGGCGGCGGCCAGGCGATAGGCCTGCAGCACCGTCAACGGGATGCCGAGAGCTCCGGAGGCCCCGGCCGGACCCAGCGTGACGGCCTCGGCCGCCAGCGGCGCGGTATCGCCGCCGGCCGGCTGCGCCTTGGCGATGCGGGACGGCCGGATCGGCAGCGGACCACTCCACGGGGCGGTTGTCGCCGGCTCGGCTGCGCTGGTGGCCTCGGCCGGGCCGGGTACCACGCCGACCGCCGCCGCTGGAGCCGCAGCCGCGGCATTGTCGCTGGAGGTGTCGAGCACCGGTCCGCAGACCATGGCCAGGGCCGCGAGCGCGGCCGCGCTGGTGACAGTGCGGGTCAGTGACAGCTTCAGACGCGCCCGGCGGGGGGCGTATCGCGGTTGTGACACAGAAAGATCCTCAATCAAGGACGCGGCGTGGCTGCTTTTTCAGACTATCCATTCTTATCATCGGCCGGAGGTGGCCGCACCACCAGGCTTAACGCCCTACTAATTTCTACCTGAGTGGTCTATTTCACCCGGTGCCCGGCCTCAGCCGTCACCGCTTCGGCTGCCTCGGTCTCGGGCAGCGGCTCGACCCGGAGCCTGGACGCGCGCCGGCCCTCGATTTCGAGGACCTGAACCAGGTGGTTGTGGATCTCGACCTGGTCACCGACCTGGGGCAGCTTGCCGAGCCTGGCCATCAGGAAGCCGCCGGCCGTCTCGTACGGCCCTTCGGGCAGCTCGAAGCCGGCGTACTCGGCGAACTCATCGAGGTTGCAGCGGCCGTCGACCTCGACGATCCCGCCGGTCAGCCTGCGAGCCGAGGAGGACTCCGAGTCGTACTCGTCCCGGATGTCGCCGATGATCTCCTCGATCAGGTCCTCCAGGGTGACGATGCCGTCGGTGCCGCCGTACTCATCGACCACGATCGCCAGGTGGTGGCCCTCGCGGCGCATCTCGCTCAGCGCGGCCAGCACCTTCTTGGAGCCGGGCAGCACCTTGACCTCGCGCACCAGGTCACCGACCACCAGCGACCGGTCGGTGGAGAGGTCGACGCCCGGAGCGCCCATGATCAGGTCCCGGATGTGGACGAAGCCCAGCACGTCGTCGTTGCTCTCACCGATCACCGGATAGCGCGAGTGCGGCGAGTCACCGGCCAGCTTGACGGCCCGGCTGACGGTCAGGCCGGCCTCCAGGAAGAGCACCTCGGTGCGCGAGATCATCACCTCGCTGACCGAGCGCTCGCCGGCGGCGAAGACGTCGTCGATCAGCCGCCGCTCGTCGGTGCTCAGCGACTCGTGCGCGGCCACCAGGCCCCGCAGCTCCTCCTCGCTGATGCTCTCGCGATTGACCTGCGGATCGCCGCCGAGCACCCGGACCACCAGGTCGGTGGACTTGGACAGCAACCAGATCACCGGCCGGAACACCGTGGCCATCCGGTCCAGGGTCGGCCCGAACAGCAGAGCGGCGCCCTCGGGCCGCTGCAGCGCCAGCCGTTTGGGCGCCAGCTCGCCGATGACCAGGGTGACGAAGGTGATGATCATGGTGACCCCGAGGATGCCCACCACTCCGGCCAGCGTCTCGCCGACGCCGGCGCGGATCAGGCTGTCCTTGGCCGTCTCCGAGAGCGTCACCGCCCCGAAGGCCGAGGACAGCAGCGCGGTGGAGGTGACCCCGATCTGGACGGAGGCCAGAAACCGGTTGGGGTCGGCCAGCAGCTTGGCGACCGCCTGACCGCGCCGGCCGCCCTCGGCCATCGAGCGGGCCTGGCCCTCGCGCAGCGACACCAGCGCGATCTCGGCGGCCACGAACAACGCCTCGATCAAGATCAGCGCCAGCACTATGCCGATGTTGAGCGCGGTGCTGTTCATGGCAGGTCCGCTCCTCCTGGTTCGTCACGCTGGTTCGCGAGCAGCCGCCGGCGAGCGCTTCCACCGGGCAACTTCTGCGAGTGTAAGGTCGACGCCCACGGCGACCCCGACAACGGCGACGACGACCGAACATGAGAGTCTCCAGCCATCATGCGCGTACTCGTGACCGGCGGCGCCGGCTATATCGGAAGCGTGGTCACCGCCGAACTGCTCGGCGCCGGCCATTCCGTCACCGTCCTGGACGACCTGTCCACGGGGC
This genomic stretch from Jatrophihabitans sp. harbors:
- a CDS encoding hemolysin family protein, whose translation is MNSTALNIGIVLALILIEALFVAAEIALVSLREGQARSMAEGGRRGQAVAKLLADPNRFLASVQIGVTSTALLSSAFGAVTLSETAKDSLIRAGVGETLAGVVGILGVTMIITFVTLVIGELAPKRLALQRPEGAALLFGPTLDRMATVFRPVIWLLSKSTDLVVRVLGGDPQVNRESISEEELRGLVAAHESLSTDERRLIDDVFAAGERSVSEVMISRTEVLFLEAGLTVSRAVKLAGDSPHSRYPVIGESNDDVLGFVHIRDLIMGAPGVDLSTDRSLVVGDLVREVKVLPGSKKVLAALSEMRREGHHLAIVVDEYGGTDGIVTLEDLIEEIIGDIRDEYDSESSSARRLTGGIVEVDGRCNLDEFAEYAGFELPEGPYETAGGFLMARLGKLPQVGDQVEIHNHLVQVLEIEGRRASRLRVEPLPETEAAEAVTAEAGHRVK